A region of Vitis vinifera cultivar Pinot Noir 40024 chromosome 13, ASM3070453v1 DNA encodes the following proteins:
- the LOC132254857 gene encoding uncharacterized protein LOC132254857, with amino-acid sequence MVFRYPVPFSNGNGTVNYVPLPIRDDGDVRIMFTVVAQSPPPNTIEMYCQTSSIDYHPVPSSFTTPLHIESLGPSQHMVENNTSSPKYMQSYDNDMEPTVRVDMAGVTESIVMTVGNYVDILPGNDDDNVELFDEDDGNEDIMDMEDNENTENDASLLGGGEHDVPSPIFRELNWDVINSIADKDLIARTGLWNESDELFKGLRFESKVDLQYAVKRYSICRNQHLIVIESEPDIWAVKCKKWSEGCNWRLRACRRKCHGLFEITKYIGPHTCVYPKLSQDHSQLDSTFIAREVQNVVQSDHTISIAALHQIVKDKFGYNVHYKRIWEAKRKAMIRIFGD; translated from the coding sequence ATGGTGTTTCGATATCCAGTTCCCTTTTCAAATGGAAATGGTACTGTTAATTATGTCCCTTTGCCTATTCGAGATGATGGTGATGTAAGGATAATGTTCACCGTTGTCGCACAATCTCCTCCTCCAAATACTATTGAAATGTATTGTCAAACTTCTTCCATTGATTATCACCCTGTGCCTAGTAGCTTTACTACCCCATTGCATATTGAAAGTCTAGGTCCAAGTCAACATATGGTAGAAAATAACACATCTTCCCCTAAGTATATGCAAAGTTATGATAATGATATGGAACCTACAGTTAGGGTAGATATGGCAGGGGTTACTGAGTCAATTGTAATGACAGTTGGAAATTATGTTGATATTTTACCTGGAAATGATGATGACAATGTAGAGTtatttgatgaagatgatggtaATGAGGATATTATGGACATGGAGGATAATGAAAATACAGAAAATGATGCATCATTGCTAGGTGGTGGTGAACATGATGTCCCTTCCCCAATATTTAGAGAATTGAATTGGGATGTAATTAACTCCATCGCTGACAAGGATTTAATAGCACGCACTGGCTTATGGAATGAATCAGATGAATTGTTTAAGGGTTTGCGGTTTGAGAGTAAGGTAGACTTACAATATGCTGTTAAACGTTATTCTATATGTAGGAATCAACATTTGATTGTTATTGAATCTGAGCCAGATATTTGGGCTGTAAAGTGTAAAAAATGGTCTGAGGGTTGTAATTGGAGGCTTCGTGCATGTCGTCGTAAATGTCATGGTTTGTTTGAGATAACAAAGTACATAGGTCCTCACACTTGTGTTTACCCTAAACTATCACAAGACCACTCACAATTAGACTCAACCTTCATTGCACGAGAAGTTCAAAATGTAGTCCAAAGTGATCACACAATTTCAATTGCTGCATTACATCAAATAGTGAAAGATAAATTTGGTTATAATGTTCATTACAAGAGGATTtgggaagcaaagaggaaagcAATGATAAGGATATTTGGTGATTAG
- the LOC100252986 gene encoding probable 2-oxoglutarate-dependent dioxygenase SLC1 — MSPAMSTAIEANKEGDQPESQYQKGVKHLWDSGITRVPNKYILPASDRPGLTRDDNQSGNPNLKLPVIDFAHLQGSNRSHALNTLAKACEEYGFFQLTNHGIPSEVILNMVEGSKRFFELPFEERSKYMSTDMYAPVRYGTSFNQNKDRVFCWRDFLKLSCQPLSGVLPFWPSSPVDFRQSAVDYSKQAKFLYLALTEAILESLGLVEATTKNNEYDSLKEFQDGSQLIVVNCYPSCPEPDLTLGMPPHSDYGFLTLLLQDEVKGLQIQHDGRWVTVEPIPNSFVVNVGDHLEIFSNGRYKSVLHRVLVNPLNSRISIASLHSLPVNKTVQPSPKLIDETNPRRYKDTNFASFLDYISSCEPKGKNFLESRKLT; from the exons ATGTCACCTGCAATGAGCACAGCAATCGAAGCCAACAAGGAAGGTGACCAACCAGAAAGCCAGTACCAGAAAGGAGTGAAACACCTATGGGACAGTGGCATCACCAGGGTTCCCAACAAGTACATATTGCCAGCCTCGGACAGACCTGGGTTAACCAGAGATGATAATCAAAGTGGCAACCCTAATCTCAAGTTACCCGTCATTGATTTTGCTCACCTGCAAGGCTCAAACAGATCCCATGCTCTCAATACCCTTGCCAAAGCTTGCGAGGAGTATGGATTTTTTCAG TTGACAAACCATGGTATCCCAAGCGAAGTTATCCTCAACATGGTTGAAGGGAGTAAAAGATTTTTCGAGCTCCCTTTCGAGGAGAGATCCAAGTACATGTCGACTGATATGTATGCCCCAGTTAGGTATGGAACAAGTTTTAACCAGAACAAGGATCGAGTGTTCTGCTGGAGAGATTTTTTGAAGCTAAGCTGCCAGCCCCTCTCAGGTGTTCTTCCATTTTGGCCCTCTTCGCCTGTGGACTTCAG GCAAAGCGCTGTTGATTACTCCAAGCAAGCCAAATTCTTGTACCTAGCTCTCACGGAGGCCATCCTAGAGAGCCTAGGATTGGTGGAAGCCACCACAAAGAACAACGAATATGATAGTTTAAAAGAATtccaagatggaagccaactcaTTGTGGTCAATTGCTACCCTTCCTGCCCTGAACCTGACCTAACCCTCGGCATGCCACCACATTCAGACTATGGCTTCCTCACACTTCTTCTCCAAGATGAAGTCAAGGGCCTCCAGATACAGCATGATGGAAGATGGGTAACAGTCGAACCAATCCCTAACTCATTCGTAGTTAATGTCGGCGACCATCTAGAG ATATTTAGCAATGGAAGATACAAGAGTGTGCTTCATAGGGTTTTGGTTAATCCTCTCAACTCCCGAATCTCCATTGCTTCCCTGCACAGTCTTCCCGTCAACAAGACGGTCCAGCCATCGCCAAAACTCATCGATGAAACCAATCCGAGGCGTTACAAGGACACAAACTTCGCCAGTTTCCTGGACTACATTTCCTCCTGTGAACCCAAGGGCAAGAATTTCCTGGAATCCAGGAAATTGACTTAA